A window of Bos taurus isolate L1 Dominette 01449 registration number 42190680 breed Hereford chromosome 19, ARS-UCD2.0, whole genome shotgun sequence contains these coding sequences:
- the SERPINF1 gene encoding pigment epithelium-derived factor precursor, with protein MQALVLLLWTGALLGFGRCQNAGQEAGSLTPESTGAPVEEEDPFFKVPVNKLAAAVSNFGYDLYRVRSGESPTANVLLSPLSVATALSALSLGAEQRTESNIHRALYYDLISNPDIHGTYKDLLASVTAPQKNLKSASRIIFERKLRIKASFIPPLEKSYGTRPRILTGNSRVDLQEINNWVQAQMKGKVARSTREMPSEISIFLLGVAYFKGQWVTKFDSRKTSLEDFYLDEERTVKVPMMSDPQAVLRYGLDSDLNCKIAQLPLTGSTSIIFFLPQKVTQNLTLIEESLTSEFIHDIDRELKTVQAVLTIPKLKLSYEGELTKSVQELKLQSLFDAPDFSKITGKPIKLTQVEHRVGFEWNEDGAGTNSSPGVQPARLTFPLDYHLNQPFIFVLRDTDTGALLFIGKILDPRGT; from the exons ATGCAGGCCCTCGTGCTACTCCTCTGGACTGGAGCCCTGCTTGGGTTTGGCCGCTGCCAGAACGCCGGCCAGGAGGCG GGCTCTCTGACCCCTGAGAGCACGGGGGCACCAGTGGAGGAAGAGGATCCCTTCTTCAAGGTCCCTGTGAACAAGCTGGCGGCAGCCGTCTCCAACTTCGGCTACGACCTGTACCGCGTGAGATCCGGTGAGAGCCCCACCGCCAATGTGCTGCTGTCTCCGCTCAGCGTGGCCACGGCGCTCTCTGCCCTGTCGCTGG GTGCGGAACAGCGGACAGAATCCAACATTCACCGGGCTCTGTACTACGACCTGATCAGTAACCCAGACATCCACGGCACCTACAAGGACCTCCTTGCCTCCGTCACCGCCCCCCAGAAGAACCTTAAGAGTGCTTCCCGGATTATCTTTGAGAGGA AGCTGCGGATAAAAGCCAGCTTCATCCCACCCCTGGAGAAGTCATATGGGACCAGGCCCAGAATCCTGACCGGCAACTCTCGAGTAGACCTTCAGGAGATTAACAACTGGGTGCAGGCCCagatgaaagggaaagtcgctAGGTCCACGAGGGAGATGCCCAGTGAGATCAGCATTTTCCTCCTGGGCGTGGCTTACTTCAAGG GGCAGTGGGTAACAAAGTTTGACTCCAGAAAAACTTCCCTGGAGGATTTCTACTTGGATGAGGAGAGGACCGTGAAAGTCCCCATGATGTCAGACCCTCAGGCCGTTTTACGGTACGGCTTGGATTCTGATCTCAACTGCAAG ATCGCCCAGCTGCCCTTGACCGGGAGCACAAGTATCATCTTCTTCCTGCCTCAGAAAGTGACCCAGAACTTGACCTTGATAGAAGAGAGCCTCACCTCTGAGTTCATTCATGACATAGACCGAGAACTGAAGACTGTTCAGGCGGTCCTGACCATTCCCAAGCTGAAGCTGAGTTATGAAGGCGAACTCACGAAGTCCGTGCAGGAGCTGA AGCTGCAATCCCTGTTTGATGCACCAGACTTTAGCAAGATCACAGGCAAACCTATCAAACTTACTCAAGTGGAACATCGCGTCGGATTTGAGTGGAATGAGGATGGGGCGGGTACTAACTCCAGCCCAGGGGTCCAGCCTGCCCGCCTCACCTTCCCTCTGGACTATCACCTTAACCAACCTTTCATCTTTGTACTGAGGGACACAGACACAGGGGCCCTTCTCTTCATAGGCAAAATTCTGGACCCCAGGGGCACTTAG